The proteins below are encoded in one region of Sulfolobus islandicus Y.N.15.51:
- a CDS encoding MFS transporter, with the protein MVYGLNKQQWLAIFSTWLGWLMDGYTSIAYALVGVIISKIFFPSSIGILGLIATFGGFAVGALARPIGSLVFGNYIGDKMGRRNMLVITILGFSLLASSKSLLPSYEAVGILAPILLYVILFAEGMFAGAEYGGGTTLALESVPAERRAFIGSFVQSGFGTGYFIISLVYSLLYSIYGSSGFQQIGWRVLFATCIIPGLITLIIRRITDESPIFKEMESKREVAKIPIKNLFASSYSSVLIGLMITSGLLYINTATFSFYPSVLTLENIPGSLVGISVAIINLISLFGVWIGGFIADKIKRGRKFPMLLYSIIFVALIYPILYLGLSKSFSLATSVFSIQAFLEAMIFSTLPAFLAEQFSKKYRTTGVGFTYNGGAIAGGFAISAIFALSTSLGLLYAWFLNMIIAGIIMIIGIVLAKETYSGKQDPIME; encoded by the coding sequence ATGGTTTATGGCTTAAATAAACAACAATGGTTGGCAATATTCTCTACTTGGCTAGGATGGTTAATGGACGGATACACTAGTATAGCCTACGCATTAGTTGGAGTTATAATATCAAAAATATTTTTCCCCTCCTCAATTGGAATTTTAGGTCTCATAGCTACTTTTGGAGGATTCGCAGTTGGTGCATTAGCAAGGCCAATAGGATCTCTAGTGTTTGGAAACTATATAGGGGATAAGATGGGTAGAAGAAATATGCTAGTTATAACTATCTTAGGATTTTCGTTGTTGGCTTCTTCAAAATCGCTCTTACCGTCATATGAGGCTGTAGGTATTTTAGCGCCGATACTCCTATACGTCATATTATTTGCGGAGGGAATGTTTGCCGGGGCCGAATATGGAGGTGGAACAACACTGGCTCTAGAGTCTGTTCCAGCAGAGAGGAGAGCATTCATAGGCTCATTTGTGCAAAGTGGTTTCGGAACGGGATATTTCATCATCTCTCTAGTTTATTCTTTGTTATATAGCATTTATGGGAGTAGCGGTTTCCAGCAAATAGGTTGGAGAGTACTCTTTGCTACTTGTATAATTCCAGGGTTAATAACATTAATTATTAGGAGGATAACTGACGAAAGTCCAATATTTAAGGAAATGGAAAGTAAAAGAGAAGTAGCAAAAATACCGATTAAGAACCTCTTTGCGTCATCCTACTCATCAGTGCTAATCGGACTAATGATAACCAGCGGGTTATTGTACATTAATACTGCTACATTCTCTTTCTATCCCTCAGTTTTAACACTCGAAAATATCCCAGGATCGTTAGTGGGTATAAGCGTTGCTATAATCAACCTAATATCGTTATTTGGAGTGTGGATAGGTGGGTTTATAGCGGATAAGATTAAGAGGGGAAGAAAGTTCCCAATGCTATTGTATTCAATAATCTTCGTAGCCCTAATATATCCAATACTTTATCTAGGACTCTCAAAAAGCTTCTCTTTGGCAACATCAGTGTTCAGTATACAAGCCTTCTTGGAAGCGATGATATTCTCAACACTACCAGCGTTTCTTGCAGAGCAATTCAGTAAAAAGTACAGGACTACTGGAGTGGGTTTTACGTATAATGGAGGAGCTATAGCCGGGGGATTTGCAATTTCAGCAATATTTGCTTTATCAACATCCCTAGGATTACTTTACGCTTGGTTCCTTAACATGATCATAGCAGGGATAATAATGATAATTGGCATAGTCCTTGCGAAAGAGACTTATAGTGGAAAACAAGACCCTATCATGGAGTGA
- a CDS encoding PaREP1 family protein produces MEGYLDYKNNSKGYIYAKLYDSLVEGKLALEMIQKGLLQNASSKAFLSVKSAVSALVVKNLNEIIKLKDEKEKYWYENVGYSAPTTGLIGISKDLKNLGIDAENVIRIALTLHKFSYNGFDPNFVDYRNSEEVISDIKEIIEWLLNLKYYFSDFWDEKLEKAKKELEELLKNTFN; encoded by the coding sequence ATGGAAGGATATTTAGATTATAAAAATAATTCTAAAGGTTATATTTACGCTAAATTATACGATAGTTTAGTTGAAGGTAAATTGGCTTTAGAGATGATACAAAAGGGTCTGTTACAGAACGCTTCTTCAAAGGCATTTTTAAGTGTAAAATCCGCTGTTAGTGCACTGGTTGTAAAGAACCTTAACGAGATTATCAAATTAAAAGACGAGAAGGAAAAGTATTGGTACGAGAACGTGGGGTATTCAGCACCTACAACAGGTTTAATAGGGATCTCAAAAGACCTAAAAAACTTAGGCATCGACGCTGAGAACGTGATAAGAATTGCTTTAACTTTACACAAGTTCTCGTATAATGGTTTTGATCCTAACTTTGTTGATTATAGGAACTCTGAGGAGGTAATAAGTGACATAAAAGAGATCATAGAGTGGTTACTTAATTTAAAATATTACTTTAGCGATTTTTGGGACGAAAAGTTAGAAAAAGCAAAGAAGGAGTTAGAGGAATTATTAAAAAATACGTTCAATTAA
- a CDS encoding DNA double-strand break repair nuclease NurA, with protein MEWKIRIKEVIEKIATVKRRMPEVRVDNEGNPEHEIEERIMTIELLSEKVKPEVYPLDYFKYDSNKRIASLDSSSRYLRDHSVNTCLVGLSIYSNKKGFMDGPYTINTPYMGISSYEDILKAINVNDNYIRTKNVIGYYYVNEPRNEYKIDDIADEIRTEAENIGLKEVIDDHDIVIVDGPIYPTPLELTEELEVITEARRKHKIAYAKLVNDRIKALNDKVIGVVKRLENSKKLVNEKKITELLGIENRNIKDNTVLELIDEKVCRKSNYPYICIIGPFKIEYAIQVEEENGSKVIEKVPPKYAYYVIMRRPYFPPSFLRIESISDKMNLSPVLSRITENNLLPTYIEIVDKRSKRISASLFIYAYEIASNNLNIIHDDKMTYANVFQQFLTS; from the coding sequence ATGGAATGGAAGATAAGGATTAAGGAGGTAATCGAAAAGATCGCTACGGTAAAGAGGAGGATGCCAGAGGTTAGGGTAGATAACGAGGGAAACCCAGAACATGAAATTGAGGAGAGAATAATGACGATAGAGCTACTTAGTGAAAAGGTAAAGCCAGAAGTCTACCCCTTGGACTACTTTAAGTACGATAGTAATAAGAGAATTGCCTCCTTAGATTCCTCCTCTAGGTATTTAAGGGACCACTCCGTCAACACTTGTCTTGTAGGATTGTCAATTTACAGTAATAAAAAGGGGTTCATGGACGGTCCATATACAATAAATACTCCCTACATGGGGATAAGTAGCTATGAGGACATCTTAAAGGCAATTAACGTCAATGACAATTACATCAGGACTAAGAACGTCATAGGCTACTATTACGTGAATGAACCCAGAAACGAGTACAAAATAGATGACATAGCTGATGAGATCAGAACTGAGGCAGAAAATATAGGTTTGAAAGAGGTAATTGACGATCATGATATAGTAATAGTTGACGGCCCCATTTATCCAACACCCCTAGAGTTAACTGAGGAATTGGAAGTCATAACTGAGGCTAGAAGGAAGCACAAAATCGCGTATGCGAAGCTTGTGAACGATAGGATAAAAGCTCTAAACGACAAAGTCATTGGAGTAGTTAAGAGGTTGGAGAACTCCAAGAAGCTCGTAAATGAGAAGAAGATCACCGAATTGTTGGGAATAGAGAACAGAAACATTAAGGATAATACTGTATTGGAATTAATAGATGAAAAAGTGTGTAGAAAGAGTAATTACCCATATATTTGCATTATAGGTCCCTTCAAGATAGAATACGCAATACAAGTTGAGGAGGAGAACGGAAGTAAGGTTATTGAAAAGGTTCCACCTAAATACGCCTATTACGTTATAATGAGAAGACCCTATTTTCCTCCTAGCTTTTTGAGGATAGAAAGTATAAGTGATAAAATGAACTTATCCCCAGTTCTCTCAAGAATAACTGAGAACAACCTATTACCAACTTACATTGAGATCGTGGATAAAAGGAGTAAGAGGATATCAGCTTCCCTCTTCATTTACGCTTATGAAATCGCGTCAAATAACTTGAATATAATTCACGACGATAAGATGACCTACGCTAACGTTTTCCAGCAATTCCTAACTAGTTAA
- a CDS encoding P1 family peptidase translates to MRIGIEGINVGGYTDEKAKSGATVILVEEQNNTVGISQRGGSPATIGTDLLRPRHRGNQTVNAIVLTGRSVFGLRVVDAVITKLFELKIGYKIGEDLRIPIVASASIFDFYDNTILPTSEWGYRAMENLSKEIPIGKHWAGRGATVGKLKGIKYAKPSGQGYYEIENDNLSVGVISVVNSIGNIYDESGRLVAGEESEEFIVNNVLGTTLGVVITNAKLTNSDACRVASSAENGFASVIRPYNLSLDGDTVFTISTNQIETSVDKVIFLAYEASRKSVLSIFR, encoded by the coding sequence ATGAGAATAGGAATAGAGGGAATTAACGTTGGAGGGTACACAGACGAAAAGGCAAAATCTGGAGCGACGGTAATATTAGTTGAAGAACAAAACAATACTGTAGGGATTTCACAGAGGGGAGGATCACCAGCAACAATAGGGACCGACTTGTTAAGGCCTAGACATAGGGGAAATCAAACAGTTAACGCCATAGTATTAACTGGAAGGAGTGTCTTTGGACTTAGAGTAGTAGATGCGGTAATTACTAAGTTATTTGAATTGAAAATAGGATATAAAATAGGAGAGGATCTGAGAATACCCATCGTTGCCTCGGCTTCAATATTCGACTTTTACGACAACACAATATTACCAACATCAGAATGGGGATATAGGGCTATGGAAAACCTCTCAAAGGAGATACCAATAGGAAAGCATTGGGCAGGGAGAGGTGCAACGGTAGGGAAATTGAAAGGGATTAAGTACGCTAAACCATCTGGTCAAGGCTATTACGAAATAGAAAATGATAATCTGAGCGTGGGAGTAATTTCAGTAGTAAATAGCATAGGCAATATATACGACGAAAGTGGAAGACTAGTAGCGGGAGAGGAAAGTGAGGAGTTTATCGTAAACAATGTATTGGGAACTACATTGGGAGTTGTAATAACTAACGCTAAGTTAACAAATTCAGACGCTTGCAGGGTTGCTAGTAGTGCAGAAAACGGTTTTGCCTCTGTGATTAGGCCTTATAATTTATCCTTAGATGGAGATACTGTATTCACTATTTCCACTAACCAAATTGAAACGTCAGTAGATAAAGTAATCTTTTTAGCCTACGAAGCTTCTAGAAAATCTGTGCTTTCAATATTTAGGTGA
- a CDS encoding MBL fold metallo-hydrolase: MIKSFKMFKVGDHGEVPGAEVYWMRDFDKWYRLYFYSFLLESDDGYVLINTGLPDDLSLRNEFLRNWAKSDRCKFTVREEEKIENILRRLNLNTDDISHIIITPFQDYTIGRLHLFKRAFIYFSKIGWYHDVVNPSPSPFLNRDIYFPKHIRNYIFEEAWNRIRLVEDEEVIKGVEIKWSGCHHRSSMVVKFFYNGKRICISDSAFLMGNFEQNIPIGIAEDIYECLRTYDYMRRECNIVIPAYDPENLNRFKEFTK; encoded by the coding sequence ATGATAAAGTCGTTTAAAATGTTCAAAGTAGGAGATCATGGTGAGGTTCCAGGGGCTGAGGTCTATTGGATGAGGGATTTCGACAAGTGGTATAGATTATATTTTTATTCATTTCTTTTAGAGAGTGATGACGGATACGTGTTAATAAACACTGGGCTACCCGATGATTTATCCTTAAGGAATGAATTCCTAAGGAACTGGGCTAAAAGTGATAGATGTAAATTTACTGTAAGAGAGGAGGAGAAAATAGAGAACATTTTAAGAAGGTTAAATCTAAATACTGACGATATATCCCACATTATAATTACGCCATTTCAAGATTACACAATAGGTAGACTTCACTTATTTAAAAGAGCATTTATATACTTCTCTAAAATCGGCTGGTATCACGACGTGGTAAATCCTTCTCCTTCACCATTTCTAAATAGGGATATTTACTTCCCTAAACATATAAGAAATTACATTTTCGAGGAAGCTTGGAATAGGATTAGATTAGTTGAGGATGAGGAAGTCATTAAGGGAGTAGAAATTAAATGGTCTGGTTGTCATCATAGAAGTTCAATGGTAGTTAAATTCTTTTACAATGGTAAAAGGATTTGTATTAGTGACTCAGCATTTTTAATGGGAAATTTCGAGCAAAATATACCAATTGGAATAGCTGAGGACATATATGAGTGCTTAAGAACTTATGATTACATGAGGAGAGAGTGTAATATTGTAATCCCAGCTTATGATCCAGAGAATTTGAACAGATTTAAGGAATTTACAAAATAG
- a CDS encoding type II toxin-antitoxin system VapC family toxin: MNVDEIINLCNSQCVIFDTSVIIDYIRILLRRNYERKRNILSRIFNQCSRKAITTLIYEEILAGSDEDVQLQQFLSDFMILPFDIDEAIFASRLEKQIRNKGLKPKGENWRIDLFISAFAYTQRCYILTKDEDFTKMLNCEKLDEVEYYVCRS; encoded by the coding sequence ATGAACGTTGATGAGATTATCAACTTATGCAACAGTCAGTGTGTAATTTTTGATACAAGTGTAATAATTGATTATATAAGAATATTGTTGAGAAGAAATTATGAGAGGAAGCGTAATATATTGTCAAGAATTTTTAATCAATGTAGTAGAAAAGCGATAACAACACTAATTTACGAGGAAATTCTCGCTGGATCAGATGAGGATGTACAGTTACAGCAATTTTTATCTGATTTCATGATATTGCCTTTTGATATAGATGAGGCTATATTTGCCTCTAGGTTAGAAAAACAAATAAGGAATAAAGGACTTAAACCTAAAGGAGAGAATTGGAGAATAGATCTGTTTATTTCAGCTTTTGCATATACTCAACGGTGTTATATCCTAACTAAGGATGAGGATTTTACCAAAATGTTAAATTGCGAGAAATTGGACGAGGTAGAATATTACGTATGTAGAAGTTAA
- a CDS encoding aspartyl protease family protein translates to MGLIYIDGIVKNERGESEKVRFLIDSGAYYTVLKKEVWQKLGLKEISHVSLILADGTTIERGVSEAIIELSPYGERHSPVILGESEDENLLGVVTLEIFGLVLDPLKREIRQGRIIMK, encoded by the coding sequence ATGGGTTTAATTTACATTGATGGGATAGTGAAAAATGAACGTGGAGAAAGTGAAAAAGTTAGGTTCTTAATTGACTCTGGTGCTTATTATACTGTTCTAAAGAAGGAAGTATGGCAAAAATTGGGCTTAAAGGAGATTTCTCATGTATCACTAATCTTAGCTGATGGTACAACTATAGAGAGGGGAGTTTCTGAAGCCATAATAGAATTGTCACCTTATGGTGAAAGACACTCACCAGTAATCTTAGGTGAGAGTGAGGACGAGAATTTATTAGGCGTAGTAACTCTCGAAATCTTTGGATTAGTCCTAGACCCTTTAAAGAGGGAGATAAGACAAGGTAGGATAATAATGAAGTAA
- a CDS encoding PIN domain-containing protein, which yields MDSYAWIEFFLGSDKGKKVFEILSSADEILTPDLVLAEIGRKYIREGIDEKAVIERLKFMEENSVILCINSELSVEGAMAYIELLSKAKSEGKSKPSLTDSVLLAISRKYTAKIVTGDEIFKGMNEVIFI from the coding sequence ATGGATAGTTATGCTTGGATAGAGTTCTTTTTAGGAAGTGATAAGGGAAAGAAAGTTTTCGAAATTCTTTCCTCAGCCGATGAAATATTAACACCGGATTTAGTATTAGCTGAAATAGGTAGAAAATACATTAGAGAAGGAATTGATGAAAAAGCTGTTATAGAAAGATTGAAATTCATGGAGGAAAATAGCGTAATTCTTTGCATTAACTCAGAGTTAAGTGTTGAAGGAGCAATGGCTTACATTGAATTACTAAGTAAGGCTAAAAGTGAGGGAAAGAGCAAACCTAGTTTAACAGATAGTGTACTTTTAGCAATAAGTAGAAAATATACTGCAAAAATAGTTACTGGAGATGAAATATTTAAAGGAATGAATGAAGTAATATTTATATGA
- a CDS encoding PD-(D/E)XK nuclease family protein, which translates to MVVKEIIHKHLSYTSIPEFFDGEYWPSQIWYCLRKQYYSRISPFPMSLESKKFTTLGTIIHEFIAETLKKEESVRVESEVPIRIPHPNRHDVVISGRADDIIIVTVGKSRYVVEVKTIDDLESKRSYLPRKEHIAQLNVYLRAYPNSKGIILYVDRGSFEMEEFEISFNPDLFNETIKRVEMLHDYLIKRELPPPEGKENQDMKWQCDICEYRAKCEKQISGNSNKKF; encoded by the coding sequence ATGGTAGTTAAGGAAATTATTCACAAGCATTTAAGTTATACTTCTATTCCAGAGTTCTTCGACGGTGAATATTGGCCGTCCCAGATATGGTATTGTTTAAGAAAGCAGTACTATTCCAGAATTTCTCCTTTTCCCATGTCCTTAGAAAGTAAGAAGTTTACAACCCTGGGAACTATAATTCATGAATTTATAGCGGAAACACTCAAGAAAGAGGAATCCGTGAGGGTTGAGTCTGAAGTACCCATAAGGATACCTCATCCAAATAGGCACGATGTAGTAATTTCTGGTAGAGCTGACGATATTATAATAGTGACAGTTGGAAAGTCGAGATATGTTGTCGAGGTCAAAACTATTGATGATTTAGAGAGTAAGAGGTCTTATCTACCTAGAAAGGAGCATATAGCCCAGCTTAACGTATATTTAAGGGCTTACCCTAACTCTAAGGGGATTATCCTTTATGTGGATAGGGGAAGTTTTGAAATGGAGGAGTTTGAAATTTCCTTTAACCCAGATCTCTTTAACGAGACAATTAAGAGGGTTGAAATGCTTCATGATTACCTCATAAAAAGGGAATTGCCACCACCAGAGGGTAAGGAGAATCAGGATATGAAATGGCAATGCGATATTTGTGAATATAGGGCTAAATGTGAGAAGCAAATAAGCGGTAACAGTAATAAGAAGTTCTAA
- a CDS encoding ATP-binding protein, producing the protein MSSEERNLENVIDELRKKLDDAENEASKYGTIIGRVTRYEIVTVNENELVGVDVLFDNYQNSDIKRGQYLAIRSIIKPIIMLGQVYSISRADALSRLGIRELTYPRDPSTIITTTYIALRPIAEMEGDKIRPAVSPIDPQSPVFIPNPNLIERILRIPEKGIVIGKIFSGGEEIEAEVKLDQYALRHHTLILGTTGSGKTTLLKTIISSQDIDKSTLIFDRQGDFVNFLKDRKDFSVLMPVVEEPNSKVSIQDHVEDFANWYGCDPNTINVVNGYGAFVRCNNHDVFVVPYSINFYDNLRNFNKINPYFTARASMYWEAIIDELLDKIRYSLKDKINRGLTDYEIASILRDNLTPGKLIGNISVTLSGISISSNFSKDEVAYDPKTRTLTFHMGKMLRSVMKELELAYSTQDVIVRTLKAYDSYGIFTVPGTVDFRLDKIPNDDVVVDLSWVMERSASIEAVATIAYKVLEDFFAWKDELYKKKQDTKLSLIIMDEAHEYFPQTDSENVSKDIVEGLINKVMRLGRVRNMGVVLATHVPEDLNPLVLQLANTKVVMRNESHVLRRIGLEEYEDFLKHAIPGLGIVYSINFSEIPIKTILTS; encoded by the coding sequence ATGTCATCAGAGGAAAGGAATTTAGAAAACGTTATTGATGAACTAAGGAAAAAGCTCGATGATGCCGAGAATGAGGCAAGTAAATACGGAACAATAATCGGAAGGGTGACTAGGTATGAGATAGTTACCGTTAACGAGAACGAGTTAGTAGGAGTTGACGTACTTTTCGATAATTATCAGAACAGCGATATAAAGAGGGGTCAATACCTAGCTATAAGGAGTATCATAAAACCAATCATAATGCTTGGGCAAGTTTACTCCATTAGTAGAGCTGACGCCTTATCTAGACTGGGAATAAGAGAATTAACTTACCCTAGGGATCCCTCTACCATTATTACAACCACTTACATAGCCTTGAGACCAATTGCGGAAATGGAAGGAGATAAGATTAGGCCAGCTGTTTCACCCATCGACCCTCAAAGTCCAGTGTTCATCCCAAACCCTAATTTAATCGAGAGAATTTTGAGGATTCCAGAAAAGGGTATCGTGATTGGGAAAATATTTTCTGGGGGAGAGGAGATTGAGGCTGAGGTTAAACTTGACCAATACGCCTTAAGGCATCACACCTTAATTTTAGGCACAACTGGATCCGGTAAGACCACTTTACTTAAGACGATAATTTCCAGCCAAGACATTGATAAGAGTACTTTGATATTCGATAGGCAAGGGGACTTCGTTAATTTCTTAAAGGATAGGAAAGACTTCTCCGTTTTAATGCCAGTCGTTGAAGAACCCAATAGTAAGGTTTCAATTCAAGACCACGTTGAGGATTTCGCCAACTGGTATGGATGCGACCCTAACACCATTAACGTAGTAAACGGTTACGGGGCATTTGTTAGGTGTAACAATCACGACGTTTTCGTAGTTCCCTATTCCATAAACTTTTACGATAATCTAAGGAACTTCAATAAGATAAACCCTTACTTTACTGCTAGAGCTTCCATGTACTGGGAGGCCATTATTGACGAATTGCTAGATAAGATTAGGTACTCATTAAAGGATAAGATCAATAGGGGATTGACAGATTACGAGATCGCATCCATATTAAGGGATAATCTAACTCCGGGGAAACTTATAGGTAATATAAGCGTTACTTTAAGTGGCATTAGCATTAGTTCAAATTTTAGCAAGGATGAAGTTGCCTATGATCCCAAGACTAGGACGTTAACTTTCCACATGGGTAAGATGTTACGTAGTGTAATGAAGGAACTTGAGTTGGCCTATTCAACGCAAGACGTTATAGTTAGGACATTGAAGGCATACGATAGTTATGGGATATTCACAGTCCCAGGGACAGTTGATTTCAGACTTGATAAGATACCAAATGACGACGTGGTTGTGGACTTGAGCTGGGTTATGGAGAGATCAGCTTCAATCGAGGCCGTCGCAACCATTGCTTATAAGGTATTGGAAGACTTCTTCGCTTGGAAAGATGAACTGTATAAGAAAAAGCAAGACACTAAACTATCGTTAATAATTATGGATGAAGCTCACGAGTATTTTCCGCAGACTGACTCTGAGAACGTGTCAAAGGATATAGTTGAGGGATTGATAAATAAGGTAATGAGGTTAGGTAGAGTAAGGAATATGGGTGTTGTGTTAGCTACCCACGTTCCAGAGGATCTGAATCCACTAGTTTTACAGTTAGCCAATACTAAAGTGGTGATGAGGAATGAAAGTCACGTGTTGAGGAGAATAGGATTAGAGGAGTACGAGGATTTCCTAAAACACGCAATTCCAGGGTTAGGTATTGTGTATTCAATTAACTTCAGCGAAATACCGATAAAGACCATTTTGACTAGTTAA
- a CDS encoding SDR family NAD(P)-dependent oxidoreductase: MSSELFSLKGKGAVVIGAGSGIGKAIAELFNNLGGKVMASDMKGLEELSKIVNTFRADITNVNEVRDLVKFSLEKLGEINALYVTPSINVRKRIENYTYEEFDKVVNLNLKGTFIVLKEFLPVMKKIGGSVVLFSSIRGKVTEPGQSAYAATKAAIEQLAKTAAAEYGKYGIRVNVIAPGIVDTPFTQQIKNDPEWYRAYTEKTILKRWATPMEIASVAVFLAMPASSYITGTVIYVDGGWTAIDGRYEPNV; this comes from the coding sequence ATGAGCTCAGAACTCTTTTCACTAAAAGGAAAAGGTGCAGTTGTAATAGGAGCTGGGAGTGGAATAGGAAAGGCAATAGCGGAACTATTCAACAACTTAGGAGGAAAGGTTATGGCAAGTGATATGAAAGGATTAGAGGAATTAAGTAAGATAGTGAATACGTTTAGGGCGGATATAACTAACGTTAATGAGGTAAGAGATCTTGTTAAGTTTAGCCTGGAAAAATTAGGTGAAATAAACGCTCTATACGTAACTCCATCAATTAACGTTAGGAAAAGGATAGAGAATTACACCTATGAAGAATTCGATAAGGTTGTAAACTTGAACCTTAAGGGCACATTCATAGTGTTAAAGGAATTCCTTCCGGTAATGAAGAAGATTGGAGGTAGCGTTGTCTTATTCTCGTCAATAAGAGGTAAAGTTACAGAGCCCGGCCAATCTGCATATGCTGCAACTAAGGCTGCTATAGAACAGTTAGCTAAAACTGCAGCTGCTGAGTATGGAAAATACGGTATAAGGGTTAATGTAATTGCTCCGGGTATTGTTGATACTCCATTTACTCAACAAATAAAGAATGATCCAGAATGGTATAGGGCTTACACGGAAAAGACGATATTAAAGAGATGGGCCACGCCAATGGAGATTGCCAGTGTCGCAGTATTTTTAGCTATGCCCGCTTCATCTTACATCACTGGTACGGTAATCTACGTAGATGGAGGATGGACTGCAATAGATGGGAGATATGAACCAAATGTCTGA
- a CDS encoding M20 family metallopeptidase, which yields MILDEIVEASKDEIVEFLKQLIRIPTENPPGLNYDKIISVLRDKLEEFGYKTEIIEGNKEFVKFGNGNRPNLVGYLGNGNVRIAFNGHYDVVPAGEGWSINPYEGIEKDGKVYGRGASDMKSGIVAQIYAVEMLKRAKLLPSNVKIIQTIVPDEETVGNKNAGTYCLREIYKKNADYVIFTEPTGPDNICNGHRGAIWAVVKIYGKKSHGGFPQLGIDAVKAVAIMIERLYSSLSNITSKYNIVPEAGKKPSILVGTVKCGTWVNTVADYCEFSIVRRLIPEERINEVRESILRLLRDVSSETGVKFDYDEFYAVDTVVSEDGRLIDALRKAIREVRGVDPNVVLSAGTFDIRFTVSEGIKSINYGPGRIELAHSTDEFVYVKDLLDSIKALGRVLLEVAKGS from the coding sequence ATGATATTAGATGAGATCGTTGAAGCCTCTAAGGATGAAATTGTGGAGTTCTTAAAGCAGTTAATAAGGATCCCAACTGAGAATCCTCCAGGCTTAAATTACGATAAGATAATTAGCGTGTTGAGGGATAAATTAGAAGAGTTTGGGTATAAAACGGAAATTATTGAGGGTAATAAAGAGTTTGTCAAGTTCGGAAATGGCAATAGACCAAATCTAGTAGGTTATTTGGGTAATGGCAACGTAAGGATTGCGTTTAATGGACATTACGATGTTGTTCCCGCCGGTGAGGGATGGAGTATTAACCCTTATGAGGGGATTGAAAAAGATGGCAAGGTTTACGGAAGAGGAGCTTCTGACATGAAGTCTGGAATAGTTGCGCAAATTTACGCTGTTGAAATGTTGAAGAGAGCTAAACTACTCCCCTCTAACGTGAAAATCATCCAGACCATTGTCCCAGATGAGGAGACTGTAGGCAATAAAAATGCTGGTACTTATTGTTTAAGGGAAATCTACAAGAAAAACGCAGATTACGTAATATTCACAGAACCTACTGGACCAGATAACATTTGCAATGGTCATAGGGGTGCAATCTGGGCTGTGGTTAAAATATATGGGAAGAAAAGTCATGGAGGTTTTCCTCAATTAGGAATTGACGCAGTCAAGGCTGTAGCGATTATGATTGAAAGACTTTACTCGTCTTTATCCAACATTACCTCAAAGTACAACATTGTACCAGAGGCTGGTAAGAAACCGTCAATATTAGTTGGTACTGTTAAGTGTGGTACGTGGGTTAACACTGTAGCAGACTATTGTGAGTTCAGTATAGTTAGGAGATTAATCCCAGAGGAGAGGATTAATGAGGTTAGGGAGAGCATTTTACGGTTGTTAAGGGATGTGAGTAGTGAGACTGGCGTTAAGTTTGATTACGATGAGTTTTACGCTGTCGATACTGTAGTAAGTGAGGATGGGAGACTAATAGATGCTCTGAGAAAGGCTATAAGGGAGGTTAGGGGAGTTGATCCCAATGTTGTTTTATCTGCAGGGACTTTCGATATTAGGTTTACCGTAAGTGAGGGGATAAAGAGTATTAATTACGGTCCGGGTAGGATTGAGTTAGCACATTCTACAGATGAGTTCGTTTACGTTAAAGATTTATTGGATTCAATAAAAGCGTTAGGAAGAGTACTATTGGAGGTGGCTAAAGGAAGTTAG